ACCCAcctccaatatgctgatgacaccattATGATGGTGGAAGGGTCAGATGAGGATATTCagaacctcaagttcctcctcctctgctttcaGGAAATGTCGGGTCTCACAATTAATTTTGCCAAGAGCGAGGTAATAGTCTTGGGATATTCTCACTCGGAGGCCCAACGGATCGCTAATCGTTTAAATTGCCGCTTGGGATCCTTCCCGACGACCTACCTTGGCATGCCACTTAGTGACACACGCCTCCTGGAGAAGGATTTCCGCCCAATAATCGCCAAGCTCCAACCTAGGATGGAGCCATGGCAAGGGAGATGGCTTTTCAAAGCCGCTCGAGTGATTCTGATGAACTCCTCCCTTATCAGCCTATTGATGTATATCATGGGATTCTATAGTTTACATGAATCCCTCCATCATGAGGTCACTAAACTCCTTTCCCGATTCTTCTGGGTGGGAGAGAACAATAAACAGAAGTACCATATGGTGAAATGGTCCGAGATCTGTAAACCTAAGGACCAAGGAGGCCTTGGGGTCATTTTCTCCAAGCAGATGAATATTGCCATCTTGTCCAAATGGCTTTGGCGGATCCAGACTGATGAAGGTGGCCTGTGGCTTGAGATTATCCGTACAAAGTACCTTCGCGGGCAACCGCTGACTTTCGCACCTAGGTCTGGAGGGTCCCAATTCTGGCAGTCGGTGATTCGTCTGATGTCGGACCTGCGCATTGGGACTTCCATCAGAGTAGGTACCGAATCAGCCACTTTATTCTGGCTGGATAGATGGGCTGGTACCCGCCCCTTTGCGGAACGTTTTTTTGCGTTATTCTCGATCTGTGTCCGCCCACAGATCTCCGTGGCTGTGGCTTTGGCTAACTTAGGCGCGATTGCCTTCCGCCGTACCTTCGGGGCGGTGGAACTTGAGCAATGGGATGAATTGCTCGAGTGTATTGCCCTCCaccccccctctctggagcccgaTGCGCTATCTTGGCGCCTCGAGCCAAGCGGCAGATTCTCGACCAGATCCCTATACCAGGCGATTGTTCCCACTCCTGGTCCGGTGGAACTAGCGGTGCTTTGGGAGATCAAACTCCCCTTGAAGATCCGCATATTTCTCTGGCAATGTGTTAGAGGTTGCCTTCCCTCGGGCACAGAGATCCATAAACGTAATGGCCCTGGGGATGGCCTCTGCCCCATTTGTCTGGTACCGGAATACTGCAACCACATCTTTTTCCGGTGCCCGGCGGCACAGTTCTTATGGAGTTGCTTCCGGGAGGTGGTTGGTGGCAGTTGGTGCCATGACAACCTCCCGGATTTGTTCGGGGAGATCCTTAGACTCCCCTGCACTAGTCGCGCCCCCATTTGGGTGGCTTTGGGTACCCTTGATTGGTCCCTTTGGTGTACTCGTAATAAACTAGTCATCGAACGAGTGATTCTGTCTCGTGTGACTGATGTGATCTATAAAATGTGTGGCTTCTTACAGCTCTGGAGACCGCTTAGCAAGCGGCGCGACCGAGACGTCATCGACAACATCGTGGCGGGTCTTCGTTCCTCGGCGGCGACTTttgctcctccacctccaccaccaccgcctcccGAGCCGGATTAGCGGTTCTTTTTAGCTTTCTTTGGGGCTTGTTTTGCTGTGACcccaacatgactctatgacttgATTGTACTTTGTACTACTATGTTGGATGTTCGGTtctttgctttataatataaagcggggggaaaccttTTTTCGTAACACATCACTAGTTAAGCGACTGAGCAAGCAAATTAAGCAGGGTCTGTAGCTAAAGTAATATCTTAATAATAGTTTAGAGACAAATAGGCAACTACCAACTTCAGGACCTTGGCAAGTAGACAAGTTTAGAGACCCAAAAAGGCATTTGAACCAGACATTGCACTCAAATTTTTATTTACTTTTCATTGTCTACTAATTGTATCCGATCTGCGAAAAATCTGACAAACAGACGTGCGCTGCGCGTGTTATTCGTATAGCATAACCTCTTGGGAGGAGTCTAGTTGGCGGCAGCTAGCAATGGCAATTGCTGATGTACAAACTTGCTTGTGCTCTTCTGCAACCTGATGGTCCCTTGGACAAGGCGTTTAGTCTTAGCAGCTAGCCTAACAATTGCGTGTTTATCCTCAACATCAGCCGCAAAAGCCGAAGGAACTCTCTAATCTCTCTTCACCCAATTCGTAAGCAGGTGGCCAGACTGGGACTCGAAATTAAAGAGCACACATAAAACCTGGAACTGCACGCGAGTAGGTGAACAGCCTCGTTGGAAAGCATTGGATCCAAAACACTTGAGCGTTTTTTAACTCTATAAATAGAACACATCACCTGCTATCTCTCCCACATCAAAACCACATCAGAAGAGCTAGCTAGTACAGTACAATCATAGGCATCCATCAAAATGGCTTCAAGAATCACTGCTGTATTCCTAGTCGGGCTGCTCCTCTCGTGCGTCGCCATGAGCAGCGGGGCAAGAATCCTGGGGAAGGAGACAACTCCATCCAAAGGCGAGGAGCACCTCCCGGAGCTGCCAATGCTGCCCAAGGTCGAGCTGCCGCCATTCCCGGAGGGGCATCTGCCACCTAAGCCCGAGCTGCCCAAGGTAGAGCTGCCGTCGTTCCCTGAGGTGCACCTGCCACCCAAGCCCCAGCTGCCAACATTCCCGGAGGTGCACCTTCCAGCCAAGCCGGAGCCGCCAAAGGTGGAGCTTCCACTGAAGCCAGAGATGCCCACCATCCCGGAGTTCCACTTCCCGGAGCCGGAGGCTAAGCCATGAAGACCGTCTTCACTTCTCTTCTCTTTGCTCGCGCTCCTACATGTATCCGTTGGTCGTGTTGTGTCTTTGTGTGATTGTTTAGTCTGGATTTTCGgagtgaatagcataaaactaccacaatTCGTCACATGGTTCCAAAAAACTATCGGAAATTTGTTTGTGACTGATAACTACCACTTTTGACGTCGGTTGTCTCAAAAAACCCAAATCACCATGTGATTCAAAATTGATCTGGATTATGACAAGTCGGGCCCACTGCTAAACAAACCGTTTGTTTGACTGGTTAGTTTGACCGTTAACTTACATGTGGGGCCCACCTGTAAGATTcatct
This region of Triticum aestivum cultivar Chinese Spring chromosome 2D, IWGSC CS RefSeq v2.1, whole genome shotgun sequence genomic DNA includes:
- the LOC123055716 gene encoding protein PELPK1-like translates to MASRITAVFLVGLLLSCVAMSSGARILGKETTPSKGEEHLPELPMLPKVELPPFPEGHLPPKPELPKVELPSFPEVHLPPKPQLPTFPEVHLPAKPEPPKVELPLKPEMPTIPEFHFPEPEAKP